Genomic window (Candidatus Krumholzibacteriota bacterium):
GGGCAGCATGACGCCGAGCGCCACCGGGTGCGACAGCCAGTGCCCGCCGGGCAGAAAGAGCCAGGCGACGACCCACGCGAAGGATGCGACCGTCGCCGGGGCGACGGGAAAGAAGCCCGTGTACAGGCACGAACCGACGAGCGTCACGAAGAAGCGTTTCACGATGTTCCCTTTCGATCCGTCGACCGGGTGACCAGGGGAGAGGATACGTTCGGTGGGCGCCCGGGGCAAGGGATTTCACGCGCGCGCGCGCGCGATGCGTTCGTAGACGTCCTCGAGATCGTCGATACGGTCGGCGAGGAGGAAACATTCGTCGATCCGCCGCCTCGCGGCGTCCGTCATCGCCGCCCGGCCGGCAGGATCGAGGAGAAGGGCGACGGCCGCGGCGGCGAGCGCCGTATCGTCGCCGGGGGGCACGAGGATCCCGGAGACGCCCGTCTCAACGATCTCGAGGGGCCCGCCGGCGGCCGAGGCGACGACCGGCGTCCCGAGGACCATCCCCTCGAGGATGACGCGGCCGAGCGGCTCGGGCTCGATCGAGGCGTGGACGAGGAGGTCGAGCGCGCGTATGACGTCGTGCGCGTCGGTCCGGAAACCGGCGAAGACCGTCCGGTCTTCGAGGCCCGCCTCCCCGATCGCCCGGCGGACCTCGCCGAGATAGGCCTCCTCCCGGGGACGCGCCGGAGAGGTCTCCCCGAGAAAGACGCAGGCGACGTCCGGCACGGCCTCGGCGATCGCGGGCAACGCCTTCGCGAGAACGTGTTGCCCCTTCCACGGCTTGATGTTTCCCACCATCCCGACGAGGGGCCTCTCCGGATCGATCCCGAGCGAGGCCCGCGTCTCGCCGCGGCCGCGCGTCGCGCCACCCCGGACGCGCCGGGGATCGATCCCGTCGTGGATCGTCGCGATGCGTTCTCCGGCGATCCCCTGTTCGCGGAGCTCGCGGGCGAGGAATTCGGCGATCGCCACGACCGCGTCGAGTTGCCGCGCGTGGAATCGCGAGCGCCGCGTGAGGCGCGCGCGCCCCCGCTGGTGGGAGACGCAGGGGACGCCGGCGAGGCGGGAGGCCCATATCCACTCCGGCCCCGTCGTCACGTCGTTGTTGAGATGGACGATCGCGGCGCGCTCGCGGCAAACGAGGCGCGCGCGCCCGAGAAGGCCGGCCAGGCGCCCCGCCGGCGGCCGCCAGACGATCGTGCGGCACTCCTCGTCGAAGCGGGGCCGGACCGGATTGTCCCGGTGGAAGAGAACGACCGGCTCGAACCGGTCGCGGTCGATCGCGCGCACGATGTCGAGGAGGGTGAAATAGGACCCGCCGACGGTGCCGTCGACGTTCTGTTCGACGTACAGTATCCTCCGTTTCGACATGACGATACGCTACACCGCGTCGTTCCGGAGGGCAAGGGATTTCGCTGTCGTCAGGAGAGGTTGCGCAGGACCGCCTTGGCCACCGATTTCAGGGTGTCGAAGACGCCGACGCCACTCACGGCGACCGCCTCGAAGGCGGGATAGCCCCGGGGATTGAGCTCCTGCTGGAGATCGTCGACCGAGATCACGTCGGGCAGATCCCGCTTGTTGTACTGGATCGCGTAGGGCACCTCGTCGAGCTTCACGCTGTATTCGGCGAGATTCTCGTGCAGGTTGTAGAGACTCTCGATGTTCGCGTCGTAGCGGCTGTTCTGAGAATCGGCAACGAAGACGACGCCGTCGACGCCGCGGAGGATCAGCTTCCGGCTCGCGTCGTAGTAGACCTGTCCGGGAACCGTGTAGAGGTGGAACCGCGTCTTGAACCCCTTGACCGTCCCCAGCTCGAGGGGAAGGAAGTCGAAGAAGAGGGTGCGGTCCATCTCGGTGGCGAGCGTGATCAGCTTGCCCTTCGTGTCCGGCGAGACCTTCTCGTAGATGTACTGGATGTTCGTCGTCTTGCCGCACAGCCCGGGGCCGTAGTAGACGATCTTGACGTTGATCTCGCGCGATGAATAGTTGATCAGCGACAATGCCGTCCCCCCCTAGTCCGAAAAGAGACTGTCGATCTCGAGATCCGCCTCGGCGGCGAATTCCTCGTCGAACTCGCTCAGTTCCTCGTTCTCGTACTCGAGCTTGTCGAAGAGCCTGCGAAGAACGGTGTCGAGGTTGTCGACGGCCTTCTTCGCGCGCAACCGCACGAGCCCGAGCGTCGTCTTCTTGTCGAAGAGGATCACGAGGATGATGTTTCCCGCGACGCGGGCGAGATACATGCTCTCGTTGCTTCCCTGGTGGTAGAGCGTCGAGAAGTCCTGCTCGCCGATC
Coding sequences:
- a CDS encoding glycosyltransferase family 4 protein; the protein is MSKRRILYVEQNVDGTVGGSYFTLLDIVRAIDRDRFEPVVLFHRDNPVRPRFDEECRTIVWRPPAGRLAGLLGRARLVCRERAAIVHLNNDVTTGPEWIWASRLAGVPCVSHQRGRARLTRRSRFHARQLDAVVAIAEFLARELREQGIAGERIATIHDGIDPRRVRGGATRGRGETRASLGIDPERPLVGMVGNIKPWKGQHVLAKALPAIAEAVPDVACVFLGETSPARPREEAYLGEVRRAIGEAGLEDRTVFAGFRTDAHDVIRALDLLVHASIEPEPLGRVILEGMVLGTPVVASAAGGPLEIVETGVSGILVPPGDDTALAAAAVALLLDPAGRAAMTDAARRRIDECFLLADRIDDLEDVYERIARARA
- a CDS encoding GTPase domain-containing protein, which produces MSLINYSSREINVKIVYYGPGLCGKTTNIQYIYEKVSPDTKGKLITLATEMDRTLFFDFLPLELGTVKGFKTRFHLYTVPGQVYYDASRKLILRGVDGVVFVADSQNSRYDANIESLYNLHENLAEYSVKLDEVPYAIQYNKRDLPDVISVDDLQQELNPRGYPAFEAVAVSGVGVFDTLKSVAKAVLRNLS
- a CDS encoding roadblock/LC7 domain-containing protein, which produces MVRTNWKVFEEDYWAINTTLQELLKNSNARSILLLDKTGQMISNVGDEPHFDLHSFASLCAADFEANAQLANLIGEQDFSTLYHQGSNESMYLARVAGNIILVILFDKKTTLGLVRLRAKKAVDNLDTVLRRLFDKLEYENEELSEFDEEFAAEADLEIDSLFSD